The DNA segment CAAAGGCAAGAATCATAAGGGGGATGACCCGCTAGTGACAACTATCCCTTGGCTAGCAGTTGGGAAAGGAATTAAAGAAAATTATATAATAAAAGATAATGTTTATATTTATGATACTGCTCCCACAGTGCTTAAAGCACTAGAACTTCCTATACCAAAAGATATTGACGGTAGTGTAGTCGAAGAAATATTTATGAACTAATTATTCCCGCTAGTTCTATACAATCTGTCAGAAATTTGTTATTTTTTAAGCAGTTATGAAGATCGCAACCAGAGAGATAGTTAGAGAAATAGACAGACTCACTATCAGCAAATACGGCGTCCCCGGATTAGTGCTGATGGAAAATGCGGGCAGAGCAACAGCTGATGTGATATTGGATAACTTTGCCTACGCAGACCGTATTGCTATATTCGCTGGAGGCGGCAATAACGGGGGAGATGGTTTTGTTATAGCTAGACACCTTATTTCTGAAGGGCTCGACGTAGACACTTACTTACTTTCGGATCCTAAAAAATATAAAGGTGATGCCCTTACTAACTATAAAGCACTTAAAAATAGCGGCGGAAATATAGTTGAATTAAAAAACAGTCTTAGAAAATACAAGCAAGCTGACGTTATAGTAGATGCTATTTTTGGCACTGGTTTAGACCGCGAAGTAGAAGGCTTCTATAAAAAGGCAATCGACTTTATAAACTCTCAAGGAGTTTCAACTGTGAGTGTGGATCTGCCCTCAGGACTAGATGCAAATACTGGCCAGCCTCTGGGAACTAGCGTTTTAGCAGACATTACTGTGACTTTTGTTCTGCCGAAGCTCGGTATGTCTATATATCCCGGAGTTGAATATGCAGGAGAAATATATGTAGCTGATATAACAACTCCAAAATTTCTTGAAGACGAGATACCATATGAGCTTTTAATCAGTGAATCAATAAGAGATATATTGGAGCCTCGTTACGAAGATACGCACAAAGGAACATACGGCCATCTGTTTATCCTAGCAGGTTCGCCCGGAAAATCAGGAGCGGCAGCTCTTAGCGCACTAGGAGCCCAACGAGTCGGAACAGGGTTAGTAACTATTGGAGTTCCAAAGAGCTTAAACCTAATCATGGAACAGAAAACAACCGAGGCTATGACAGAGCCGCTTCCAGAAACTGCACTTGAAACACTTGGTGAAATCTCGATCGATAGAGCTCTTGAGATAATCAAAGAAAGAAAAACTGCTGTTGCAATTGGTCCTGGAATCTCTACTACAAATGAAACTAGAGAATTTTTATATGAGATAATAAGAAAAACTAAAATTCCTATCCTTATCGATGCAGATGGAATTACGCTTGTCGCAGATAACCCCAATATACTAAAGGAAGCAAAAGCTCCCGTTGTACTTACACCTCATCCTGGAGAGATGTCGAGATTAGCTAACATTTCAACTGAGGAAGTGCAAGCAGACAGAATTGGAGTTGCCCTAAAATTTTCTTCACAATATAATTGCTATTTAGTACTTAAGGGCGCCCGCTCAATAATATCAACTCCAAGTGGTGAAATCTTTATCAACACTACTGGCAACGCTGGAATGGCAAATGGCGGAATGGGAGATGTGCTCACAGGTATAATAGGAGGGCTTTTAGCACAAAGACTAGCTCCTTCAGATGCCTGTAAGTTAGGAGTATTTGCCCATGGTCTCTCAGGAGATATTGTGGCTGATGAAAACGGAGAAACGGGTATTATAGCAACAGATGTCGCAAATAAGCTTCCTCAAGCTCTTAGAGAAATTAACAGCATGGATGATACAGTAATAACCCGAATTCGCTAGTTTTAATTCAACCCTAGAGAGAATAATATGGAACAAAGAGATAGCATAGAAATATATCTAAACAGCAGTGATGAAACATTAAAACTAGGTGAGATTATTGGAAAATCTTTAATCCCCGGTAGTATTATAGCCCTTGTGGGCGATCTGGGCGCTGGGAAAACAGTGCTTGTAAAGGGACTTGCGAGTGGTCTCGGAGTTGCTGAGGAACCAAATAGCCCGACATTTGTGATTATGAACTCTTATGAGGGCAAAATGCCTCTTTATCATTACGATCTATATAGATTAAGTGATGAAGATGAGCTTGCCGGCATAGGTTATGAAGAACATTTTTTTGGTGAGGGAGTTGCAGCAGTTGAATGGGCTGACCGGGTTCAAGGCATCTTCCCAGAACACACAATAAGTATAGAGATAACAATTCCAGAATCAGATAATGATGATTCTTTGACAAACAGAGTAATAAAAATTGAAGGTATAGATAAATGGCTCTCATCGTTCAAAAATATGGCGGCACAAGTGTTTCCAACCTTGAAAAAATAAGGTTGGTCGCACAGCACGTCGTAAATACAATGGAAAAAGGCAATGACGTTCTTGTAGTCGTCTCTGCTATGGCTGGGGAAACAGACAGGCTAGTAAAGCTTTGCCTTGAAGTTATGGACCCACCAGATGAAAGAGAGCTGGACGTGATTACCTCAAGCGGCGAGCAAGTATCTTCGGGCCTTTTGTCTATGACAATTAAATCCCTTGGTCACAATGCTCTATCATTTCAAGGACATCAAGTACGTATTATTACCGACGATGCTCATTCCAAGGCAAAAATTGTAAGAATTGACGCAGAGCGTATAAAAGAGGCCTTGTCAGAAGGGCATATAGTTGTAGTGGCCGGATTTCAAGGAGTGGATGATAATGGAAACGTAACCACTTTAGGAAGAGGCGGCTCTGATCTCTCAGCTGTAGCTTTAGCTGCTGCATTAGAAGCAGATTCATGCGAATTATATAAGGATGATGTAGACGGCATATTTACCACAGACCCAGGGATGGTTCCAAGCGCTAGGAAACTAGATAAGATCTCTTATGAAGAGATGCTTGAGATGGCCTCTCTTGGATCTAAAGTGCTTCAGGCAAGAGCTGTTGAGTTTGCCAAGAAATTCGGGGTGCCGCTTCATGTAAGACCTACATCAAAACCAGAGATACAAGGAACTTGGGTAGTAGAGGAGACTGAAGAAATGTCTAATATGGAAAATATTTTAATTTCCGGAATATCATTTGATAAAAACCAGGCAAAGATCACTATTACGGGAGTGCCCGACAGCCCAGGGGTCGCTGCAAACATATTTACCCCTCTAGCAGATAGCGGCATCGTTGTGGATATGATCGTTCAAAACATAAGTATAAAAGGACATACAGACATGACCTTTACAGTTCCAAGGACAGACTTTAAAAAATCGATTATAATAACTGAAGA comes from the Thermodesulfobacteriota bacterium genome and includes:
- a CDS encoding NAD(P)H-hydrate dehydratase; translated protein: MKIATREIVREIDRLTISKYGVPGLVLMENAGRATADVILDNFAYADRIAIFAGGGNNGGDGFVIARHLISEGLDVDTYLLSDPKKYKGDALTNYKALKNSGGNIVELKNSLRKYKQADVIVDAIFGTGLDREVEGFYKKAIDFINSQGVSTVSVDLPSGLDANTGQPLGTSVLADITVTFVLPKLGMSIYPGVEYAGEIYVADITTPKFLEDEIPYELLISESIRDILEPRYEDTHKGTYGHLFILAGSPGKSGAAALSALGAQRVGTGLVTIGVPKSLNLIMEQKTTEAMTEPLPETALETLGEISIDRALEIIKERKTAVAIGPGISTTNETREFLYEIIRKTKIPILIDADGITLVADNPNILKEAKAPVVLTPHPGEMSRLANISTEEVQADRIGVALKFSSQYNCYLVLKGARSIISTPSGEIFINTTGNAGMANGGMGDVLTGIIGGLLAQRLAPSDACKLGVFAHGLSGDIVADENGETGIIATDVANKLPQALREINSMDDTVITRIR
- the tsaE gene encoding tRNA (adenosine(37)-N6)-threonylcarbamoyltransferase complex ATPase subunit type 1 TsaE, with translation MEQRDSIEIYLNSSDETLKLGEIIGKSLIPGSIIALVGDLGAGKTVLVKGLASGLGVAEEPNSPTFVIMNSYEGKMPLYHYDLYRLSDEDELAGIGYEEHFFGEGVAAVEWADRVQGIFPEHTISIEITIPESDNDDSLTNRVIKIEGIDKWLSSFKNMAAQVFPTLKK
- a CDS encoding aspartate kinase, whose amino-acid sequence is MALIVQKYGGTSVSNLEKIRLVAQHVVNTMEKGNDVLVVVSAMAGETDRLVKLCLEVMDPPDERELDVITSSGEQVSSGLLSMTIKSLGHNALSFQGHQVRIITDDAHSKAKIVRIDAERIKEALSEGHIVVVAGFQGVDDNGNVTTLGRGGSDLSAVALAAALEADSCELYKDDVDGIFTTDPGMVPSARKLDKISYEEMLEMASLGSKVLQARAVEFAKKFGVPLHVRPTSKPEIQGTWVVEETEEMSNMENILISGISFDKNQAKITITGVPDSPGVAANIFTPLADSGIVVDMIVQNISIKGHTDMTFTVPRTDFKKSIIITEDLAKKLGAESVVSDDKITKVSLVGVGMKTHSGVATTMFTALAKEGINIMMISTSEIKISCVIEEKYTELAVRTLHDAFELGEEK